From a region of the Solanum stenotomum isolate F172 chromosome 2, ASM1918654v1, whole genome shotgun sequence genome:
- the LOC125856005 gene encoding uncharacterized protein LOC125856005 — protein MVANMRSIMSLFVSGLSYLTSKEDKNAILIEDMEIAGLMVDFQQVREDKFRDREEFCRKKSKMTIGHLIRECLKNRKPSGNGGNKAQSSSAALTDRAAPRGATSGTCGGENRLYAITSRQQKENSPDVVTCMIKVFTFDVYALLDPGASLSFLTLYIAMRFDTLPEDVSRAL, from the exons atggttgCAAATATGAGGAGCATAATGAGTCTATTTGTGTCTGGATTGTCCTATTTGACAAGCAAAGAGGATAAGAATGCTATTTTGATAGAGGACATGGAGATAGCAGGGCTTATGGTTGATTTTCAACAGGTTCGGGAAGACAAGTTCagagatagagaagagttttgCAGAAAGAAGTCTAAGATGACA ATAGGTCACTTGATAAGAGAGTGCCTTAAGAATAGGAAACCTAGTGGCAATGGGGGAAATAAAGCTCAATCTTCTTCAGCGGCTCTAACAGATAGGGCCGCTCcaagaggagctacttcagggacatGCGGAGGAGAAAATCGTCtgtatgctatcaccagtcgccaaCAGAAGGAAAATTCACCAGATGTCGTCACTTGTATGATCAAAGTatttacttttgatgtatatgcattactTGATCCAGGTGCGAGTTTATCTTTTCTGACTCTGTATAttgctatgaggtttgatacTCTTCCCGAGGACGTATCTCGAGCGCTTTAG